The Chthoniobacterales bacterium genomic interval ATCCAAGGCGGCTTCCGTGCCGGAACCTTTTTCGATGACGGCGTATTTTAGCGACGACTTCAGCATCCGCAGGGCCCCGAGCCGGACGGAATCTTTCGCTTTCATGGCGTGCTTGATATCGGAGTCGATTTTTTCGGTCAGGGCCATAGGCAGGGAGAATACGGGCAAGGCCCCTTCGCGGGCGAGCGGTTTCCCGCCCCGCGATTGCGGGCGGCCCGTCGCCCCAGTAGGTTGGCGGGCAAAGAATGAGCAGTTCCCCGCGCAAGATCCCGATTCTCGGCACGCCCGTGGCGGTGGTCGATTACGCCTCGGCCGTAGAGGAGTGCAAGCGGCTGGCCGGCGAAAACCGTCCGGCTTCGGTCGCCGCGAGCAACACGCACATCATTTCGCTCGCGCGCCAAAAACCCGGATTCGCCGGGGTGATGAGACGGTTCGATCTCGTGCTGCCCGACGGCATGCCGCTGCGCTGGGCTCTCAACGCGCAGGGAGCCGGGCTGAAGGACCGCGTTTACGGGCCGTATTTCATGGAGCAAATGGTTCGCGCCACACCTCGCCCGTGGCGGCACTTTTTTTTCGGCGGAACACCGGATACGCTCGATGCACTGGTCGCGCACCTGCGCGATGTGCAGCCCGGACTGCAAGTCGCCGGCACGCTGTCGCCGCCATTCCGCGACTGGACCGAGGATGATGAAATCTCCTTCGCGGCGCAGATCGCCGCGGCCAAGCCGGACTTCGTGTGGGTGGCACTCGGCGGGGAGAGACAGGAGCGCTGGATCGATGCGAACCTCGGGCGGCACGCGCGGGGGGTTTTCTTTGCGGTGGGCGACGCATTCGTGCTGCTTGCCGGGCAACGCACATTCGCACCCGCGTGGGTGCAGCGGCTTGGCATCACTTGGGCTTACCGCCTGTGGCAGGAACCAAGGCGCTTGTGGCGCCGTTATGCACGCTTCAATACACTGTTTATTTACTACAGCCTGCGCGATGCGCTGCTCGGAACACCGGAAAAAGACCGCGAATCCGGGCGTCTCCCCAGCATCGCGTTCCTCGGCTCGCGCGGTGTGCCGGCGCGCTACTCCGGCTTCGAGGTCGTGGTGGAGGAACTCGGCAAACGCCTCGCGTCCAAAGGGCATCCGGTCACCGTCTACAACCGCCTTCCGAACTTCGGCAACCCCCAGCCGGTATGGGAAGGTATGCGCATCATCGGCCTGCCCACCATCCCGACCAAGAGCCTCGACACCATCGTGCATACCACACTTTCGATGATCGATGCCGTGCGCCGCCGCTATGACATCATTTATCTCTGCGGTGTCGGCAACGCGATCCTTGCGCGCTTGGCCCGCGCACGCGGCATGAAAGTCATCGTCAACGTGGATGGAGCCGACTTCCGGCGGAAAAAATGGAGCGGTTTCGCGCGTTTATGGCTGAAAAAGAGCGAGCGATGGGCGGCGAAGTTCTCCGATTCCATCATCGCCGACAACGCGACCACCGCCGAACGATACGAGAAACACTACGGCGTGCATCCGGAGCATTTGTCATACGGACTGACCATGCGCGAAAAGCCCGTGCACTGCGGAGAGCTGGAGCGGTGGAATGTGAAGGCCGGGGAATATTTTCTCTACGTCTCGCGGCTCACCCCCGAGAACGAAGCCGAACTCCTCCTCCGTGCCTACCGCGAAGTTCCGGATCCTCTGCCTCTCGTGATTGTTGGAAGCGACCCCTACGAGCATGCCTACCGGCGCAAACTCGGGAAGCTGGCCACGGATCGCGTCATTTTCACCGGTTTGCGTTTCGCCGATTCCTACATCGAACTCAGCCAGAACGCCCGCGCCTTCGTCATGCCCGCGACAATCGAGGCGACCCGACTTGTTTTGCTCGACCAACTCGGGATGGGAAAAGCGATCATCTATCACGACTGCGCGGCGACGCGCGAAGTAATCGGCGACGCGGGAATTCCATTCGGCCCCGCCGACCCGCGGCAGAGCCTCGCGGCAAAGCTTGCGTGGGCCAAAGATCATCCCGAACAGTGTGCCGACGCAGGTCGCCGAGCCCTCGAACGGGCCAAGCTGTTTTGCTGGGACGCTGTGCTCGAACGCTACGAGACGATCTTCGAACGGATCTCGGGGCAGGACTGACACATGAAACTTTCCGTCGTCACCCCGTCGCTCAACCAAGGCCGCTACCTCGGGGAATGCCTTGCCTCCGTGCGCACCGCGACGGCAACGGCCGCACCGCATGAGGTCGAGCACATCGTCATCGATGGCGGATCGACCGACGGTTCGGTGGATCTGTTGCGCGCGGCGACGGACATACGATGGATTTCCGAAAAAGACAGCGGGCAATCGGATGCCATCAACAAAGGGCTGACGATGGCGACCGGCGATGTGCTGGCTTATCTGTGCGCAGACGACCTCTACGAACCGACCGCCGCCAAACGCGTCCTGGACACGTTCGCGGGCGACGATGCCATCGATGTCGTTTATGCGGACTTTTTCTTTCTCGAAGGAGATTCCGGACGCAAACGCCGCAAGTCAGCTGCAGGGTTCTCGCCGGGAGCGCTCCGCTCCCGCAATCCCCTCGGACAGCCCGCGGTCTGGTGGCGCCGTCGCGTTTACGAGAAATTCGGCACCTTCGACACATCGCTTCACTACTGCATGGACCACGAATACTGGCTGCGCTTGGGCACGCGTGTGCGTTGGCATTACATTGCGGAGCCGCTCGCCGTGTCGCGTTTGCATTCCGACGCCAAGACCAGCCGCAGCCTGCCCGCGATGTGGCGCGAGACCGCCCGGATGCTCACACGCGACGGCTGGCGTCCCGGTCCATGGTGGAACGCATTCGCCATGGCTGCTTGGGGTCGTCACTACTACCTGTTGAAACGCTGGTGGTTCGCCCGATGAAACCGCGCCTCCTCATCGTCGAATTGCACCATCTGGGCGATGCGGTCCTGAGCATCCCTTTCGTGCGTGGTGCGCAAAAAAAATACGAGGTGCACGTCCTGTGCCGACCCGACACGCGCGGTATTTACGAGCTTCTGGAAACTCCGCCTGTCATTCATCCGTGGGAGCCGCCGTGGGCGGACGGACAACCATGTTCCCCTCTCGGGGCCATCACTGCCGCGCGGAATCAAGGTCGCTCCATGCGCGATCTGGATTTCGCCGCAGCTGTTTGTGTTTGGGCCGACGCACGCGCCGCCATCTTGATGGCGGAAACAAAAGCGAAAGCGCGCGCGGGCTTTCCCATGACCCCGGGCAACTACTACGCCGCCGAACTGCCTTGGCGGCGACGCCGGCGCATCCTCGGACGAGCCATCGAGATCTTCCGGAGTATCACGCATCCCCGCACCCCGCTGCTCACGCACGGCCTTGAACGTGAAAGCATGCGCCAACCGCATCTCCGATGCTGGGAGCAAATCGGCGAGGCTATGGGCTTGGAGTGCAATTACTCGGTTCCTTGGCTTCCGGCCAAACACGCGCAACAAGCGCCGTTGGGGAATCGTCCGGTCCTCGCGTTCCACCCGCATGCCCGCCTGCCCGGCAAGCAATGGCACCCCGAACGATGGAAAGAACTTCTCGCCACGGACTCCGTCCGCACCAATTTCGATTTGCTGGAGATCGTCCCGCCCGGATGCAATCCCGTGGAAGCCGCGGAAATACGCCGGGTCTCGACCCCTGACACCGCCGCGCTCATCGGGGCTGTTGCGTCAGCCGATGTCCTTCTCTGTCACGACTCCTTCCCCGCACATCTCGCCGCCGCGCTGGGCAAACCGGTCGTGACAATCTTTGGTTCGGGCGAGCCGGACTGGTTTGCACCTTGGCAGAACCGCGAGCGTGTGGTTCAACGCCGCGTCTGTCCGCTGCATCCGTGCATCGACCGTTGCGGAATGGACCGCTACATCTGCGTCGATGCCGTTGCGGTGGCCGATGTCCTGCAGCAGCTGGAGAAACTTGTCCCCACGCGATGAAAATCCTGCTCTTCGGCGCTGCCGGTCTCCTCGGTCGATATTTGGTCGAAGAGTTCTCCAGGCACTCCTGCGAATTCGCCGCGCTGACGCACAAGGAGGCCGACATCACCGACGCGCGTCGCCTCGACGCATTGTTCGACCGGCCCTGGGACGTGGTGATCAACGCAGCGGCTGTTTGTGATTTCGACGCTTGCCAGCGCGATCCGCTCGGCACGGGGCTGGTCAACCGCGACGCACCACTCGACATCGCCCGCCGCTGCGAAGCGCGGGGAGCCCTGTTTGTTCAGTTCAGCTCGGATTACATTTTCGCCGGCGATGGCGCCCAACCGCTCACCGAGGAGGATGCACCGCACCCGCTGTCGGTTTATGGCGACCAGAAAGCCGCGCTGGAGAAGGAAATCCCCCTCCTCTGCCCGCGGAGCCTCGTGCTTCGCCTATCCTGGCTTTACGGTGTCGGCGGCAGGACGTTCATGAGCAGCATGCCGTCCTTGCTCGCTTCGCAACCGGTTTTGCGGACCGCAGCGGGAAAAAAAGGCTCGTGCCTTTACGCGGCTGACGGCGCCCTCTGGACGAGGCGTTTGATCGAATCCGGGGCGACAGGATTGTTCAATGTGGTCAACGCGGGCGAAACGTCATGGGAGGAATTTGCCCGCACCTGCCTCGAAATCATGGGTTCCTTCGGCCTTGCTCCCGCATGCCGAACCATCGAAGAGATACCTTACGAAAAATTGGGGCCAGAATGGTCGAAGCGCCCGCGCTATTCGTGCCTCGCTGTGGACAAACTGGCCTCGCTGCTGCCGCCAGGACCGCGGCGCTGGGAGAAAGCTCTTGAGGCGTTTCTCGCCGATTGGAAATCGTTTGCTCCCGCAGGTGGGGTATGAAACTTTCTGACACTCGATGAATCCGCTTCCTACGGCCACGAATGGACGCATCTCCTTGCTTCCGGGGAATATTTTTGCAGCGGTGGCGACAGTTGCCATATTTGGTGTCCTCTTTGCATGGTTCCCCTACGCCTCGGGATACGGCGCGATGCGGGCGAACATGTTCGAATTCATGTCCTTCGTCTGGAAGGATCCCGAATGGGAGCATTGCTGGCTGGTGCCGCTAGCTGTCATAGGGCTGGTCTATTACCGGCGGAAGTCGCTCGCTGCATTGCCGGTGGAAGGCTCGCTGTCGGGCCTTTTTGCCTTGTGCGGCGCGTTCTTCATCTACTGGGTCGGATACCTTGCCGACAATATTTACATCGGCTATGCGGCACTGATCGGATTCGTCGGCGCGGTCGTGCTGTGGATGCTCGGATGGCGATGGCTCAAAGCCCTTGCGTTCCCGATAGCCTTTCTGGCGTTCATGTTTCCCCTCCCGTTCATGGACAACCTGCTCGCCTTCCCGCTCCGAATCTTGATGTCGGCGGTCAGCGTCGGATTCCTGAATCTTGTCGGTCTTTCGTGCATGCAGAGCGGAACGGCGATCGTTTCCGCACCGGATTTCGCCGCGGGCTTGGTTGCCGGACAACGTTTCGCGGTCGATGTCGCCGATCCTTGCAGCGGAATACGGTCGCTCTTTGCGCTTATGATGGTCAGCGCGGTTTATGGATATGTCGCCATGGATCGTCCGTGGCAGAAATGGGTCGTCTTCCTTTCTTCCATCCCGCTGGCCGTGGCCGGAAATTTCGCGCGCATCATCATGCTCACGCTGGGAACCATCACGCTCGGACCCGCGAAAGCAATCGGCTCGATCGAGGAACCCACGGTTTTCCACATGGCCTCGGGCTTTCTCGTGTTTGCCGTCGCGCTCGGCGGCATGCTGCTCGTGGGGGCGATCCTGCAGCGCCTTTCCAAACCGAAGGAGCCGGCTGCGCCATGACTTCGTCATGCATTCCTTGGTGGCGCACGGCCACGCTTATCGGCCTCGCGGCTGTTACAGTATTGTTGTGCCGGAAAACTTCTCCGCCCCAGCTTGTTCCGGAGGCAGGGGTGGTCATGCAATTGCCAACGCTTGTCGGCGAATTCTGGGGAACGAGTGAACCGGTCTCTCCGAGCGAGTTGGCCATGTTGCCCAAGGACACCCTGTTCGAGAAAAAAATTTACCAGGATCTCTCGGGCGACACGCTCACTGCACAGATCGTGCTAAGCGGCGGGGAAAAACGCAGCATTCACCGTCCGGAGATCTGCCTTCCCGCGCAAGGCTGGACGATACAAAGCGGTGATGTGATTCCCGTCACGCTTCCTACCGGACGCGTGCTCGAGGTCATGAAACTGACCCTCGTCCGGACGATCGAAGTGGCCCCTGGTCAGCGCAAAACTCTCAAAAGCTACTTCCTCTACTGGTTTGTCGGCAAAGACACCACGACACCGCGCCACTGGGTGCGCTTGGCCAAAACCAACTGGGACATGGTCGTGAAAAAACTCCAGCACCGCTGGGCCTACGTCATCGTCAGCTCGCCAGTCCTCGAAGGATTCAAGCCCGGCGCCAAAACCGACGCGCAAACGCTCGACATGCTCATCGACTTCATCCGCCAAGCCGTCCCGAAATTCCAGCTCTCGGAAATGCCGGAGGACGAGCGGCCGCAGACCTGACCAGCGTCGCGCGCAAAGACGGCATCACTCGATTGCGAGAACCCGGCGCGCGACGGATGGCGCATCGACGGGCCGACGACTGTGCACGCGCAAAAGCCGCTCACCGCACACAACATCGGCGCCCTGCTTGCGCAGGCATTCCACGCCGACGGCGAAATCAACCGAGTCATCGGCCTTCGCCCTCCCGGCACCGAGTTCCACGCAGAGGCGGCCGATTTCAAGAGCATCGAGCTTTGCGAGTTTTCCCGTCGCGGGGGCCATGACATCGGTGATCACCGGCGCGCGGTGGATTTCACGCATTCTCCCCAGGGCCGCAGCATCACCCCCTTGGGCCTGGATCATTGCCACGAACTTCTCCCACGCGCTGCCGTCTTTCAAGCGTCCGGCAAGCTTCTCCATGGGCACGGACACAAGCTTGGCGGCGAGCGCGAGCGTCAAGTCGATCAAATCTTCGGGACCGCCGCCTCTGAGCACATCGACGCACTCTGCCACCTCGAGCGCGTTGCCCGCGGTGCAACCAAGCGGCTCGTCCATCGGATTGAGCATCGCATGCGTATCGACTCCGGCTTCGCGGCCGACCGCCACCATGGCGTCAGCCAAGCGTCGCGCATCCTCGCGCGTTTTCATGAACGCACCGCGGCCGAATTTCACGTCAAGCACCAGACGGTCGAGCGACTCCGCGAGCTTTTTCGACATGATGCTCGCCACGATGAGGGGCAACGACGCCACCGTTCCCGTGACATCGCGCAGCGCGTAAAGTTTCTTGTCCGCCGGACAAAAGCTCGCCGTCTGGCCGGTGATAAAACATCCCACGCGCTCGAGTTGGGCGAGCATTTCAGGCCACGAGAGGTTGAAGCGCCAACCGGGGATGCTCTCGAGCTTGTCCAACGTGCCGCCGGTGAAGCCGAGGCCGCGACCGGATACCATCGGGACCCAGACGCCTTCGCAGGCCAACAAGGGCGCGAGGATGAGCGAAACTTTGTCACCCACTCCTCCCGTCGAGTGTTTGTCCACTTTGGGCGGTGTTCCGGCTGGCCAACGGAAAACATCTCCCGAATCGCGCATCTGCAACGTGAGCGCGGTGGTCTCCGTCGAATTCATGCCCCGGAAAAAAACCGCCATGGCAAACGCCGCCATTTGGTAATCCGGCACTTCCCCACGCACATAACCACCAATCAAGGACTCGATCTCCCGCGCGTCCAGCACGCCACCATCGCGCTTTTTCTCGATGAGAGCCGGAATATGCATCGGCCCGGTCATCCAATTACCATCCGATAGGATGCCACGCCGTCTTGAACTCGACGGTGTCGAGGATCCACTGCGGGCGGCCAGCAACGCGCCAGTCGTCGTCGGGCAGATCATGCCGCGCATAGCGCTTGAGGTTGGTTGCTGTGCCTTCGTGCAAAATTTTGTCGAGAGCGGCATCCGCGCACCCGCTGACAACCGCGTTCACATCCATATGCGACGCGGCAATCGGTGCAAGCTCGGCGCGTTGTCCGGAAAGAATGTTCACTACCCCCCCGGGCAAATCGCTCGTTGCTAAAATCTCGGCAAAGGTCAGGGCAGGCAACGGCGCCGTCTGCGAACAAACCGCGATGCACGTGTTGCCCGTGAGGATGGTCGCCGCAACCAGATGGACAAGAGCAACGAAGGACGGTTGATCCGGACAGAAAAGGACAACCACGCCCGTTCCCTCGGGATAAGTGAAGTTGAAATGCGGGGAAGAAACCGGATTCACCGAACCGAACACCGCGGTGAATTTGTCCGTCCATCCCGCATAATGGATCAGCAACTCGACCGCATCGCATACCTCGCGCCGGCCAGCGGCGCGGCGGACGCCGGTGCTGCGGACGATTTCCTGTTCCATCTCGATCGCGCGCGTCTCGAGCATCTCCGCGGCGCGATACAAAATCTGCCCCCGAAGATAAGGAGTCGTGTTGCTCCATTTCCCGAAAGCCTTGCGCGCTGCCACCACAGCATCGCGGAAATCCTTGCGCGACGCGCGGCATACTTGGGCGAGAACGTGTTTGCCGTCCGTCGATACAACAGGAACAACCTTCCCGCTTTCCGACCGGATGAATGCGCCCCCGACGTGAAGTTTATAGGTCTTGAGGACTGGCAGACGGCCGCTTCTTGCCGCCGCGGGGGCTTTTGCCATAGCGTGGCGAAAGTAGCCAATGACACTGCACAAGGACGAGACAATATTTGTGGCCGGACACCGCGGCATGGTCGGCAGCGCCATCTGCCGCAAATTGCAAAGGGACGGATTCCGCAAGGTTATCGTCCGCACGCGGGCGGAACTCGACTTGCTCGACCGCGCAGCGGTGCGCGGATTTTTCGAGAATGAAAGACCATCCGTTGTCGTCGATGCCGCGGCCAAGGTCGGGGGCATCCTCGCCAACTACGAGCAGCCGGTGGAATTCCTCATCGATAACCTCACCATCCAGAACAACCTCATCGAGGCCGCGGCCGATTTCGGAACCCGCAAGCTGCTGTTCCTCGGAAGTTCCTGCATCTACCCGAAGCTCGCACCGCAACCCATCCCGGAGGACGCCTTGCTCACCGGTCCGCTCGAACCGACCAACGACGCCTACGCCATCGCCAAGATCGCCGGCATCAAACTGTGCCAGGCTTACGCGCGCGAATACGGAAAGAATTTCATCTCTGCCATGCCGACAAACCTCTACGGACCGCACGACAACTACGACCTGCACAACTCGCACGTCCTTCCCGCGCTGATCCGCAAGGTTCACGAGGCCAAAGACGCCGGCGCAAAAAGCATCACCGTTTGGGGCAGCGGCAACCCGCGGCGCGAATTCCTTCACACCGACGACCTCGCCGACGCCTGTGTCTTCCTTCTCGACCGCTACGACCAGCCAGACCTCGTCAATG includes:
- a CDS encoding WecB/TagA/CpsF family glycosyltransferase, with translation MSSSPRKIPILGTPVAVVDYASAVEECKRLAGENRPASVAASNTHIISLARQKPGFAGVMRRFDLVLPDGMPLRWALNAQGAGLKDRVYGPYFMEQMVRATPRPWRHFFFGGTPDTLDALVAHLRDVQPGLQVAGTLSPPFRDWTEDDEISFAAQIAAAKPDFVWVALGGERQERWIDANLGRHARGVFFAVGDAFVLLAGQRTFAPAWVQRLGITWAYRLWQEPRRLWRRYARFNTLFIYYSLRDALLGTPEKDRESGRLPSIAFLGSRGVPARYSGFEVVVEELGKRLASKGHPVTVYNRLPNFGNPQPVWEGMRIIGLPTIPTKSLDTIVHTTLSMIDAVRRRYDIIYLCGVGNAILARLARARGMKVIVNVDGADFRRKKWSGFARLWLKKSERWAAKFSDSIIADNATTAERYEKHYGVHPEHLSYGLTMREKPVHCGELERWNVKAGEYFLYVSRLTPENEAELLLRAYREVPDPLPLVIVGSDPYEHAYRRKLGKLATDRVIFTGLRFADSYIELSQNARAFVMPATIEATRLVLLDQLGMGKAIIYHDCAATREVIGDAGIPFGPADPRQSLAAKLAWAKDHPEQCADAGRRALERAKLFCWDAVLERYETIFERISGQD
- a CDS encoding glycosyltransferase, encoding MKLSVVTPSLNQGRYLGECLASVRTATATAAPHEVEHIVIDGGSTDGSVDLLRAATDIRWISEKDSGQSDAINKGLTMATGDVLAYLCADDLYEPTAAKRVLDTFAGDDAIDVVYADFFFLEGDSGRKRRKSAAGFSPGALRSRNPLGQPAVWWRRRVYEKFGTFDTSLHYCMDHEYWLRLGTRVRWHYIAEPLAVSRLHSDAKTSRSLPAMWRETARMLTRDGWRPGPWWNAFAMAAWGRHYYLLKRWWFAR
- a CDS encoding glycosyltransferase family 9 protein — translated: MVERIRHGCLGSSLLPVETLVVRPMKPRLLIVELHHLGDAVLSIPFVRGAQKKYEVHVLCRPDTRGIYELLETPPVIHPWEPPWADGQPCSPLGAITAARNQGRSMRDLDFAAAVCVWADARAAILMAETKAKARAGFPMTPGNYYAAELPWRRRRRILGRAIEIFRSITHPRTPLLTHGLERESMRQPHLRCWEQIGEAMGLECNYSVPWLPAKHAQQAPLGNRPVLAFHPHARLPGKQWHPERWKELLATDSVRTNFDLLEIVPPGCNPVEAAEIRRVSTPDTAALIGAVASADVLLCHDSFPAHLAAALGKPVVTIFGSGEPDWFAPWQNRERVVQRRVCPLHPCIDRCGMDRYICVDAVAVADVLQQLEKLVPTR
- a CDS encoding NAD(P)-dependent oxidoreductase, with translation MKILLFGAAGLLGRYLVEEFSRHSCEFAALTHKEADITDARRLDALFDRPWDVVINAAAVCDFDACQRDPLGTGLVNRDAPLDIARRCEARGALFVQFSSDYIFAGDGAQPLTEEDAPHPLSVYGDQKAALEKEIPLLCPRSLVLRLSWLYGVGGRTFMSSMPSLLASQPVLRTAAGKKGSCLYAADGALWTRRLIESGATGLFNVVNAGETSWEEFARTCLEIMGSFGLAPACRTIEEIPYEKLGPEWSKRPRYSCLAVDKLASLLPPGPRRWEKALEAFLADWKSFAPAGGV
- a CDS encoding exosortase/archaeosortase family protein codes for the protein MNPLPTATNGRISLLPGNIFAAVATVAIFGVLFAWFPYASGYGAMRANMFEFMSFVWKDPEWEHCWLVPLAVIGLVYYRRKSLAALPVEGSLSGLFALCGAFFIYWVGYLADNIYIGYAALIGFVGAVVLWMLGWRWLKALAFPIAFLAFMFPLPFMDNLLAFPLRILMSAVSVGFLNLVGLSCMQSGTAIVSAPDFAAGLVAGQRFAVDVADPCSGIRSLFALMMVSAVYGYVAMDRPWQKWVVFLSSIPLAVAGNFARIIMLTLGTITLGPAKAIGSIEEPTVFHMASGFLVFAVALGGMLLVGAILQRLSKPKEPAAP
- a CDS encoding exosortase-associated EpsI family protein, producing the protein MTSSCIPWWRTATLIGLAAVTVLLCRKTSPPQLVPEAGVVMQLPTLVGEFWGTSEPVSPSELAMLPKDTLFEKKIYQDLSGDTLTAQIVLSGGEKRSIHRPEICLPAQGWTIQSGDVIPVTLPTGRVLEVMKLTLVRTIEVAPGQRKTLKSYFLYWFVGKDTTTPRHWVRLAKTNWDMVVKKLQHRWAYVIVSSPVLEGFKPGAKTDAQTLDMLIDFIRQAVPKFQLSEMPEDERPQT
- a CDS encoding thymidine phosphorylase, whose product is MRGMICPTTTGALLAARSGSSTPSSSRRRGILSDGNWMTGPMHIPALIEKKRDGGVLDAREIESLIGGYVRGEVPDYQMAAFAMAVFFRGMNSTETTALTLQMRDSGDVFRWPAGTPPKVDKHSTGGVGDKVSLILAPLLACEGVWVPMVSGRGLGFTGGTLDKLESIPGWRFNLSWPEMLAQLERVGCFITGQTASFCPADKKLYALRDVTGTVASLPLIVASIMSKKLAESLDRLVLDVKFGRGAFMKTREDARRLADAMVAVGREAGVDTHAMLNPMDEPLGCTAGNALEVAECVDVLRGGGPEDLIDLTLALAAKLVSVPMEKLAGRLKDGSAWEKFVAMIQAQGGDAAALGRMREIHRAPVITDVMAPATGKLAKLDALEIGRLCVELGAGRAKADDSVDFAVGVECLRKQGADVVCGERLLRVHSRRPVDAPSVARRVLAIE
- a CDS encoding aldehyde dehydrogenase, translated to MAKAPAAARSGRLPVLKTYKLHVGGAFIRSESGKVVPVVSTDGKHVLAQVCRASRKDFRDAVVAARKAFGKWSNTTPYLRGQILYRAAEMLETRAIEMEQEIVRSTGVRRAAGRREVCDAVELLIHYAGWTDKFTAVFGSVNPVSSPHFNFTYPEGTGVVVLFCPDQPSFVALVHLVAATILTGNTCIAVCSQTAPLPALTFAEILATSDLPGGVVNILSGQRAELAPIAASHMDVNAVVSGCADAALDKILHEGTATNLKRYARHDLPDDDWRVAGRPQWILDTVEFKTAWHPIGW
- a CDS encoding GDP-L-fucose synthase: MTLHKDETIFVAGHRGMVGSAICRKLQRDGFRKVIVRTRAELDLLDRAAVRGFFENERPSVVVDAAAKVGGILANYEQPVEFLIDNLTIQNNLIEAAADFGTRKLLFLGSSCIYPKLAPQPIPEDALLTGPLEPTNDAYAIAKIAGIKLCQAYAREYGKNFISAMPTNLYGPHDNYDLHNSHVLPALIRKVHEAKDAGAKSITVWGSGNPRREFLHTDDLADACVFLLDRYDQPDLVNVGCGEDVTIRELAETICDVLGFDGTLEFDTSKPDGTPRKLLDIGKIKSLGWSPKIPLHEGIADAYRWFLENQSSAKL